From Onychostoma macrolepis isolate SWU-2019 chromosome 05, ASM1243209v1, whole genome shotgun sequence, one genomic window encodes:
- the rpl36a gene encoding large ribosomal subunit protein eL42, which yields MVNVPKTRRTYCKKCKKHQPHKVTQYKKGKDSLYAQGKRRYDRKQSGYGGQTKPIFRKKAKTTKKIVLRLECVEPNCRSKRMLAIKRCKHFELGGDKKRKGQVIQF from the exons ATG GTGAACGTACCGAAGACCCGCAGGACCTACTGCAAGAAATGCAAGAAGCACCAGCCACATAAAGTGACCCAGTACAAGAAGGGCAAAGACTCTCTGTACGCACAGG GAAAGAGGCGTTACGACAGAAAGCAGAGTGGTTATGGAGGACAGACGAAGCCTATTTTCAGGAAAAAG GCTAAAACCACAAAGAAGATCGTGCTGAGGCTGGAGTGCGTGGAGCCCAACTGCCGCTCAAAGAGGATGTTGGCCATTAAGAGATGCAAACACTTTGAGTTGGGTGGAGACAAGAAGAGAAAG GGCCAGGTCATCCAGTTCTGA
- the glra4b gene encoding LOW QUALITY PROTEIN: glycine receptor, alpha 4b (The sequence of the model RefSeq protein was modified relative to this genomic sequence to represent the inferred CDS: inserted 1 base in 1 codon) encodes MFSLFWRILLELLLVWWMFEGVIRCVFSKELKSPSSRVKPMSPSDFLDKLMGKTSGYDARIRPNFKGPPVNVTCNIFINSFGSITETTMDYRLNVFLRQQWNDPRLAYKEYPDDSLDLDPSMLDSIWKPDLFFANEKGANFHEVTTDNKLLRIFQNGNVLYSIRLTLILSCPMDLKNFPMDTQTCTMQLESFGYTMNDLIFQWLDEGPVQVADDLVLPQFVLKEEKDLGYCTKHYNTGKFTCIEVKFHLERQMGYYLIQMYIPSLLTVILSWVSFWINMDAAPARVGLGITTVLTMTTQSSGSRASLPKVSYVKAIDIWMAVCLLFVFAALLEYAAVNFVSRQHKEFFKLRRKLREEQRYRAASGQAGGAEMKNKSNNVTGSTPSRVTQRHCSACAREEQLASQNQDLYFTEYGTDSCLSGDXPLSEAAAMFAGLPPGHVLFDIRRRFVERAKRIDTISRAVFPLSFLVFNVFYWITYKVLRNEDIHLALQP; translated from the exons ATGTTTTCTCTGTTCTGGAGGATCCTGCTGGAGCTCTTACTGGTTTGGTGGATGTTTGAAGGGGTCATCAG GTGTGTGTTTAGTAAGGAGCTGAAATCGCCCAGCAGCAGGGTGAAGCCTATGTCACCATCTGATTTTCTGGATAAATTAATGGGAAAAACATCTGGATATGATGCTCGGATCAGGCCTAACTTTAAAG GTCCTCCGGTAAATGTTACTTGCAACATTTTTATCAACAGCTTTGGTTCCATCACAGAGACCACcatg GATTATCGGCTGAATGTTTTTCTACGGCAGCAATGGAATGACCCACGGCTGGCTTATAAAGAGTATCCAGATGATTCCCTGGATCTGGACCCATCCATGCTGGACTCCATCTGGAAACCAGACTTGTTCTTCGCCAATGAGAAAGGCGCCAACTTTCACGAGGTCACCACGGACAACAAACTGCTGAGGATTTTCCAGAATGGAAATGTGCTGTATAGCATCAG ACTCACTCTGATTCTGTCGTGTCCTATGGATCTGAAGAATTTTCCAATGGACACACAGACATGCACTATGCAGTTAGAAAGCT TTGGCTACACTATGAATGATCTAATATTTCAGTGGTTGGATGAAGGCCCAGTGCAAGTGGCTGATGACCTTGTGCTGCCCCAGTTTGTCCTGAAAGAGGAGAAAGATCTGGGATACTGTACAAAACACTACAACACTG GTAAATTCACCTGTATAGAGGTGAAATTTCATCTAGAGAGGCAGATGGGTTACTACCTGATCCAGATGTACATTCCCAGCCTCTTGACAGTTATCTTGTCATGGGTCTCCTTCTGGATCAACATGGATGCCGCCCCGGCCCGTGTTGGCCTGGGCATCACTACAGTTCTCACAATGACGACACAGAGCTCTGGATCCAGAGCATCACTGCCTAAG GTGTCATATGTGAAGGCCATTGACATCTGGATGGCAGTGTGCTTGCTGTTCGTCTTTGCTGCTTTGCTGGAGTACGCAGCAGTTAACTTTGTCTCTCGGCAACACAAAGAATTCTTCAAACTGAGGAGAAAACTGCGGGAAGAGCAACGCTATAGAGCT GCATCTGGTCAGGCTGGAGGAGCAGAGATGAAGAACAAAAGCAACAACGTCACAGGGAGTACGCCAAGCAGAGTCACACAACGCCACTGCAGTGCCTGTGCACGG GAAGAGCAGTTAGCCTCCCAGAATCAGGACTTGTACTTCACGGAGTACGGGACGGATAGCTGTCTGTCTGGGG GGCCTCTCTCTGAGGCTGCTGCCATGTTTGCAGGCCTGCCGCCCGGCCACGTACTGTTTGATATCCGCCGCCGCTTCGTGGAACGAGCAAAGCGGATCGACACCATCTCACGAGCCGTCTTCCCCCTCAGCTTTCTCGTTTTCAATGTGTTCTATTGGATCACGTACAAAGTGCTTAGAAATGAGGACATTCACCTTGCCCTGCAACCCTGA